The following coding sequences are from one Rhodothermus sp. window:
- a CDS encoding GWxTD domain-containing protein, which yields MWGLLLGLWLRSVVPAVDSLEQWVQQGVALLPEHPAQAATAFVQVVQVDSTYISPRHGAVLFWLGQSLWLLDRQEEALTLWERGLALLQQRGWVDVRMADAYVRRVFMVQDRSRYARGAQVYQQLLALLDDQALDAEALQLLQPHLEALSWILPPAVAARADLAGLIQQKRVTRPGIGQLLLAWWRSQDPLPVTRRNERLEEHLERVGYALTHFVDPDEGFDDRARIYVRLGPPWRRVRLSVSNPWLRRKVFARMPTLMEIQLPRGEFWVYRHIDGDAQYVFVSRDNKPYRLGTSFDLLPSTLLNGIGATTRGQEKARATIRILAELYGQLATNHPLFGLRYQDLATYALWLDELELAEETANWVRLRSQVTDLPDELDPETQRRLNMAEMMGVPVMGGMRYPGLGLADQPPHLFALRMIQEGKIEEDEAILRREEHVPRVYSNLFEEVEPLPVAVRLARFLDADGTTRTRLYWSASNKAFQPGKLAQKRLREAGMISADFLVTATLAQRDRAYRTRTLHMRRQQVWRADLRSEGVADPVLLEAQGDTGLYHLVLQISQFALDRTTRPPRPGPLLKITSIRFDSLQALNADPAVLEMSDLLPLWYDPAAGDTLPGRPYPFARLTLDVPLALYFEVYHLTFGTDDRTHYEVSYEVRRREKGGLLQREREVQTTSRTVYEGMNRTVREYIVLDLQDWRGARSVEIVVRVRDLISGQEVARSLTFEVGS from the coding sequence ATGTGGGGGCTTCTCCTCGGGCTCTGGCTACGTAGCGTTGTTCCAGCCGTTGATTCGCTGGAGCAGTGGGTTCAGCAAGGCGTTGCGCTTCTTCCGGAGCATCCTGCTCAAGCGGCCACCGCCTTCGTTCAGGTTGTGCAGGTGGACTCAACCTACATTTCCCCCCGACATGGGGCCGTGCTCTTCTGGTTAGGGCAAAGCCTGTGGTTGCTGGACCGGCAGGAAGAAGCGCTGACGTTGTGGGAACGTGGGCTGGCCCTGTTGCAACAGCGTGGGTGGGTAGATGTAAGAATGGCAGATGCCTATGTGCGGCGGGTTTTCATGGTGCAAGATCGATCGCGTTATGCCCGCGGCGCGCAGGTCTATCAGCAACTGCTGGCACTTCTGGACGACCAGGCATTAGATGCGGAGGCGCTGCAACTGCTCCAACCGCATCTTGAAGCACTTTCCTGGATCTTGCCGCCTGCCGTTGCAGCCCGCGCTGATTTAGCCGGACTTATCCAACAAAAACGAGTTACGCGGCCGGGTATTGGACAGTTGTTGTTAGCCTGGTGGCGCAGCCAGGATCCGCTTCCCGTAACACGCCGCAATGAACGGCTGGAAGAACATCTGGAACGCGTGGGCTATGCGCTGACCCACTTTGTGGATCCGGACGAAGGATTCGACGATCGCGCACGCATTTATGTACGCCTGGGCCCCCCCTGGCGTCGGGTGCGGCTTTCCGTGAGCAATCCCTGGCTTCGCCGCAAAGTGTTCGCGCGCATGCCTACGCTTATGGAAATCCAGCTCCCTCGCGGCGAATTCTGGGTCTATCGCCACATCGATGGAGATGCTCAATACGTCTTTGTAAGTCGAGATAACAAACCATACCGGCTCGGTACTTCATTTGATCTGCTGCCTTCGACGTTACTCAACGGTATTGGAGCAACAACGCGAGGGCAGGAGAAGGCCCGGGCGACCATCCGTATTCTGGCGGAACTGTACGGACAGCTGGCAACCAATCATCCGCTTTTCGGACTGCGCTATCAGGATCTGGCCACGTACGCCCTCTGGTTAGATGAACTGGAACTGGCCGAAGAAACCGCCAACTGGGTCCGGCTGCGTTCTCAGGTAACCGATCTACCCGACGAGTTGGATCCCGAAACGCAGCGCCGGCTCAATATGGCTGAGATGATGGGCGTTCCGGTTATGGGCGGGATGCGTTATCCGGGCCTGGGGCTTGCGGATCAGCCTCCGCACCTTTTTGCGCTCCGCATGATTCAGGAGGGCAAAATCGAAGAGGATGAGGCTATCCTACGGCGGGAAGAGCACGTACCCCGCGTATATAGCAATCTTTTTGAAGAAGTTGAACCCCTCCCGGTTGCGGTTCGGCTGGCGCGCTTTTTAGATGCAGATGGTACGACCCGGACGCGCCTCTACTGGTCAGCTTCCAATAAGGCGTTCCAACCCGGCAAGCTAGCCCAAAAGCGGCTCCGAGAAGCAGGTATGATCAGCGCCGATTTTCTGGTCACCGCGACCCTGGCTCAGCGCGACAGGGCCTATCGAACACGTACGCTGCATATGCGTCGGCAGCAGGTGTGGCGGGCAGACCTGAGAAGCGAGGGCGTAGCGGATCCTGTGCTGCTTGAAGCTCAAGGGGATACGGGGCTTTATCACCTGGTGCTGCAAATTTCGCAGTTTGCGCTGGATCGTACGACGCGCCCCCCTCGTCCTGGACCGCTCCTGAAAATTACGTCGATTCGCTTTGATTCACTCCAGGCGCTTAACGCAGATCCGGCGGTATTGGAGATGAGCGATCTATTACCCCTATGGTACGATCCAGCAGCAGGCGATACGCTGCCGGGCCGGCCTTATCCATTCGCCCGGTTGACGCTGGACGTTCCGCTGGCGCTTTACTTTGAAGTTTATCATCTGACGTTTGGCACTGACGATCGCACGCACTACGAGGTATCTTACGAAGTGCGGCGGCGTGAGAAGGGAGGGCTATTGCAGCGGGAACGAGAAGTGCAGACGACGTCGCGTACGGTCTACGAAGGCATGAATCGAACCGTCCGTGAGTATATTGTGCTGGATTTGCAAGACTGGCGCGGT